From a single Endozoicomonas euniceicola genomic region:
- a CDS encoding SET domain-containing protein: MNRARPSGAPDVTNVQTSPVGKRVDIPNVRKRICLGGSAPSEPPKKIKVEVIDEDSWSESSVARPGPSSSFTDSDVSGSSDKEPHLDSSGEVVLVKSELKTGVLSRQHRFDNRAPIWHAEPCVKKEIDEAPRKKRSKMDFDSIGVPKNKKIRNEINAAIDQYKKLNVDDRESYLNARMRINKNDGSVFPGLKGQNEVIAAKNIQQWEVLGHYAGVRLSDNTYAQGAQAAGASLRKIDSYSYGLSSRSSNEFISGFRQGNITTCINSCTTYDGTDRSLPEKNVSFIDHYHKEDNVVIPFVIALKPIKAGDVIWIDYGKEYWDVMNSPIEVDSD; encoded by the coding sequence GTGAACAGAGCCCGTCCCAGTGGTGCCCCTGATGTGACCAATGTGCAAACATCGCCTGTTGGTAAAAGAGTTGACATACCAAATGTCCGTAAAAGGATCTGTCTTGGGGGTTCCGCCCCAAGCGAGCCACCCAAAAAAATTAAAGTTGAAGTTATTGATGAAGATTCCTGGAGTGAAAGCAGTGTAGCTCGACCAGGTCCATCTTCTTCTTTTACTGATTCCGATGTAAGCGGGAGTTCTGATAAAGAGCCTCACCTCGATTCATCTGGTGAGGTTGTGTTAGTGAAATCAGAGCTGAAGACCGGTGTTTTATCCCGGCAGCACCGTTTCGATAACAGAGCACCGATTTGGCATGCAGAGCCATGTGTAAAAAAGGAAATTGATGAGGCTCCTCGAAAGAAACGATCAAAAATGGATTTTGATAGTATTGGGGTTCCTAAAAATAAAAAAATAAGGAATGAAATAAATGCCGCTATTGATCAATATAAAAAGCTGAATGTTGATGATAGAGAGTCCTACCTTAATGCAAGGATGAGAATAAATAAGAATGACGGTTCGGTTTTCCCAGGGCTTAAAGGCCAGAATGAAGTTATTGCAGCAAAAAATATTCAACAGTGGGAGGTTCTGGGGCATTATGCGGGTGTACGGCTGTCTGACAACACTTATGCACAGGGCGCGCAGGCGGCAGGCGCATCATTGCGAAAAATTGATTCCTATAGCTATGGTCTCAGTTCACGCAGTTCAAATGAGTTTATATCAGGTTTCAGGCAGGGAAATATCACCACTTGTATAAACAGTTGCACGACCTATGACGGAACTGACAGGTCTTTGCCAGAAAAAAATGTCTCTTTTATTGACCATTATCATAAAGAGGATAACGTCGTTATCCCCTTTGTTATTGCTTTAAAGCCTATCAAGGCGGGAGATGTCATCTGGATAGATTATGGTAAAGAATATTGGGATGTAATGAATAGCCCCATAGAGGTTGACTCCGATTAA
- a CDS encoding SET domain-containing protein, which translates to MNRARPSGTPDVTNVQTSPVGRRVDIPNVRKRVCLGGSAPSEPPKKIKVEVIDEDSWSESSVARPGPSSSFTDSDVSGSSDKEPHLDSSGEVVLVKSELKTGVLSRQHRFDNRAPIWHAEPCVKKEIDEAPRKKRSKMDFDSIGVPKNKKIRNEINAAIDQYKKLNVDDRESYLNARMRINKNDGSVFPGLKGQNEVIAAKNIQQWEVLGHYAGERLSDNTYAQGARAAGASLRKIDSYSYGLSSRSSNEFISGFRQGNITTCINSCTTYDGTDRSLPEKNVSFIDHYHKEDNVVIPFVIALKPIKAGDVIWIDYGKEYWDVMNSPIEVDSD; encoded by the coding sequence GTGAACAGAGCCCGTCCCAGTGGTACCCCTGATGTGACCAATGTGCAAACATCGCCTGTTGGTAGAAGAGTTGACATACCAAATGTCCGTAAAAGGGTCTGTCTTGGGGGTTCCGCCCCAAGCGAGCCACCCAAAAAAATTAAAGTTGAAGTTATTGATGAAGATTCCTGGAGTGAAAGCAGTGTAGCTCGACCAGGTCCATCTTCTTCTTTTACTGATTCCGATGTAAGCGGGAGTTCTGATAAAGAGCCTCACCTCGATTCATCTGGTGAGGTTGTGTTAGTGAAATCAGAGCTGAAGACCGGTGTTTTATCCCGGCAGCACCGTTTCGATAACAGAGCACCGATTTGGCATGCAGAGCCATGTGTAAAAAAGGAAATTGATGAGGCTCCTCGAAAGAAACGATCAAAAATGGATTTTGATAGTATTGGGGTCCCTAAAAATAAAAAAATAAGGAATGAAATAAATGCCGCTATTGATCAATATAAAAAGCTGAATGTTGATGATAGAGAGTCCTACCTTAATGCAAGGATGAGAATAAATAAGAATGACGGTTCGGTTTTCCCAGGGCTTAAAGGCCAGAATGAAGTTATTGCAGCAAAAAATATTCAACAGTGGGAGGTTCTGGGGCATTATGCGGGTGAACGGCTGTCTGACAACACTTATGCACAGGGCGCGCGGGCGGCAGGCGCATCATTGCGAAAAATTGATTCCTATAGTTATGGTCTCAGTTCACGCAGTTCAAATGAGTTTATATCAGGTTTCAGGCAGGGAAATATCACCACTTGTATAAACAGTTGCACGACCTATGACGGAACTGATAGGTCTTTGCCAGAAAAAAATGTCTCTTTTATTGACCATTATCATAAAGAGGATAACGTCGTTATCCCCTTTGTTATTGCTTTAAAGCCTATCAAGGCGGGAGATGTCATCTGGATAGATTATGGTAAAGAATACTGGGATGTAATGAATAGCCCCATAGAGGTTGACTCTGATTAA
- a CDS encoding SET domain-containing protein-lysine N-methyltransferase — protein sequence MNRARPSGAPDVTNVQTSSVGKRVDIPNVRKRICLGGSAPSEPPKKIKVEVIDEDSWSESSVARPGPSSSFTDSDVSGSSDKEPHLDSSGEVVLVKSELKTGVLSRQHRFDNRAPIWHAEPSVKKEIDEAPRKKRSKMDFDSIGVPKNKKIRSEINAAIDQYKKLNVDDRESYLNARMRINKNDGSVFPGLKGQNEVIAAKNIQQWEVLGHYAGERLSDNTYAQGAQAAGASLRKIDSYSYGLKNEFISGFRQGNITTCINSCTTYDGTDRCLPEQNASFIDHYHKEDNVTIPFVIALKPIKAGDVIWIDYGKEYWDVMNNPIEIDSD from the coding sequence GTGAACAGAGCCCGTCCCAGTGGTGCCCCTGATGTGACCAATGTGCAAACATCGTCTGTTGGTAAAAGAGTTGACATACCAAATGTCCGTAAAAGGATCTGTCTTGGGGGTTCCGCCCCAAGCGAGCCACCCAAAAAAATTAAAGTTGAAGTTATTGATGAAGATTCCTGGAGTGAAAGCAGTGTAGCTCGACCAGGTCCATCTTCTTCTTTTACTGATTCCGATGTAAGCGGGAGTTCTGATAAAGAGCCTCACCTCGATTCATCTGGTGAGGTTGTGTTAGTGAAATCAGAGCTGAAGACCGGTGTTTTATCCCGGCAGCACCGTTTCGATAACAGAGCACCGATCTGGCATGCAGAGCCATCTGTAAAAAAGGAAATTGATGAGGCTCCTCGAAAGAAACGATCAAAAATGGATTTTGATAGTATTGGGGTCCCTAAAAATAAAAAAATAAGGAGTGAAATAAATGCCGCTATTGATCAATATAAAAAGCTGAATGTTGATGATAGAGAGTCCTACCTTAATGCAAGGATGAGAATAAATAAGAATGACGGTTCGGTTTTCCCAGGGCTTAAAGGCCAGAATGAAGTTATTGCAGCAAAAAATATTCAACAGTGGGAGGTTCTGGGGCATTATGCGGGTGAACGGCTGTCTGACAACACTTATGCACAGGGCGCACAGGCGGCAGGCGCATCATTGCGAAAAATTGATTCCTATAGCTATGGTCTCAAAAATGAGTTTATATCAGGTTTCAGGCAGGGAAATATCACCACTTGTATAAACAGTTGCACTACCTATGACGGAACTGACAGGTGTTTGCCAGAACAAAATGCCTCTTTTATTGACCATTATCATAAAGAGGATAACGTCACTATCCCCTTTGTTATTGCTTTAAAGCCTATCAAGGCGGGAGATGTCATCTGGATAGATTATGGTAAAGAATATTGGGATGTAATGAATAACCCCATAGAGATTGACTCCGATTAA